The Oligoflexia bacterium DNA window TATTTTGATCACCGGTACGACTATCTTGGGCTAATGCATCTTTAATACGACCCACAACGTAAACATCATTTTCAACCCGCCTATGAAGTGAGAATCCACCAAGTGGGCTTGTCGATTGTTGAAAAGACCCAACAGCATTTTGTGCATGAGCTTGATCATCTTCAAAAATAGATTTAAAAAGTGTTTGTATAATTCTATTGGGCACAAGAATGTCATTAGATTGGCCATAAATCAGCAAAGCTAAAACTCTTCTCGGGGCACGTCGGGCGCGCTTTAATAAATATTCCCAATCGAGATGAGCATGAGACAAAACAGCTAGAGCATCATGCCAATGGTGTGGGCCAATTTCATTATGAACAGCTGACTTGATAATAATGAAATCTTCAGGTGCAACGACTTTAACTTGTCGGTCATGAAAATTGATGGCTCTTGCACGTTTGTGCATTTCATCATCGAAGTACATATCTCCGGATGATTTAAAAATGATGTCGACTAGGATGTCTTCCTTCCAGCCTTTAAAAAGCCAATTGTAATCAGTTTTTTCTGTCAAAAAATGATTCTTAGCCAATGCGTCAATTGCAGCTTCAGCATCTTCTGGTCGGACAAAAATGTCTATGTCATGTGTCGATCTGGGACGGCCTAGACCACTTGCTGCAACGCCACCAATAAGTGCGTAGGGTAGTTTTGCAGTTTCAAGGGCATCTAAGGCATCAAAAAGTGTACGATTAAATCGATCTCCATCTTCAGTGTGTCTAGCACTTACTTGATGAGAGGGATTATTTTTACCTGGCTCCATTTGACCTCCTTAAATAAAGAACCATGCTTATTCAAGTTCTGCGCCAGAAAATTTATTACAAATTTTGAGCAACAATTATTCACATTGTTTTAACAGTCAGTACAGTGACTAGACTTTGGATAATCAAGTTCTGGTCTCTGTGCGTATAAATCATGTTATAATCTTTAAAGAGGTAACATTGATGAGCGAAGAAGCTGTCATTCTTATTGTTGATGATGAAAAAGAATTACGTGAAAGTCTTGGAGAGTTATTAGCGCGTAAAGGCTTTGCCGTGCAATGTGTCCAAAGTGGTAACGAAGCACTTCAGGTTTTTCATGAACGTAAAAAAAGTTTGGTCGGCCAGAAGTTAAATTAGTACTCAGTGATTGGATGATGAGTGATGGCGATGGCCTTGCGTTATTAGAGAAATTACGTGTTGGTGAGTTTCATTATGTTCCGTTTATTCTCATGTCAGGTGCAGTTACAAAAGAAGTGTTAAAAAATGTGGTACATCAAGGTGCAGATGGTGTGCTTTTAAAGCCATTTAGTGGTGACACGCTAATTAAAAAAATCTCAGAAGCAATTGCAAATCGTGAATAGCAAGAGTTAGCGCGGGAACTTCACCAGCGGTGAAATGCTGGGTGACCTGGTTTTACGGAAACAAAAATTCCACGACATGTAGCGCAGACCTTACCGTCAACAATGAGTTTGGCCTCAACAGTAGCGCGATCATTTTGTGATTCAACGATCCAAGCTTCAAGTTCAATGGGCTTATCAACCGGTGTCGGGCGCATCAGTTTAATGGCATACTCTGAGGTCACTGTGCAGGGCGGTTCTGCGAGTTTGGTTTTTTCCATTAAATGCCATGCTGCTGTCCAATTGGAATGACAATCTAGTAGGCTTCCGATTATTCCACCGTTTAATACACCCGGAAATGCTTGATGGTATTTTTGGGCATGCCATGTTGCGATGACTTTATCACCTTTGACAATACTTTTGATGTGAAGACCTTTTTCATTGGCAGGCCCACAACCGAAGCAAATACTTTTTAGAGCATATCGTTCTTGAAGGCTTTGTTCTTGAATCAAAGAATTCCCCCTTTTAGAGTGCTTGGTTAATTTCTTTTGCAGGCCAAGGTCCGCCGCGTTTACCTTGTAGGCTGTGATAAACGAGATTTAATTCATTCACTGATTTATTTTGTAAGTCATAAGCCATGCACGAAGAAAATGGTTTTGAATACACATGAAGTGTCATGGCTCTTTGATGTGTTTTCACAGGGTTACGTAGTGAGTGAAGCGCAACCGTATCGTCGATATAGTAGGATTGACCTTTTTTAAAACTTGCACACGAAATTTTTTCTAATGACCCAGTAAATGATGCGGGTGCAATATATTTGAAATCATCGGACATGATGAGGCCATCAATCATAGTCATCCAACAACCTTGAGCCGCATGATCGTGGATCATGGTTGAGTGTCCGGCTTCCCAACATAAAATAATCATTTCAAAAAACGCATTTTTGCAAACAAGGTTTCGTGTATAAGTTGCTTTTTCAAAATGGACGTACTTTTTCACGCTGTCTTTAGTTATGTTTGCGTCTTGAAGAAATTTGAGAATAGTTTCAGGCTTAAACTCATCTTCTTTAAGTGCTAAGAGTTTCTTTTTTAAATTTTCCATTCAATAAATCCAGTTCTTATAGCAAGAAGAGTTATGACACTCACTGCAACCCAAAGAATTACGCCTTGGATGAAAGGCTTCACACCTATGTTTTTGAGCGATGCCTTAGTAAGATTAGCACCAATGAAAAACAAAGCTACTATTAAGAGTTTTTGACTTAGAAAAGCAACCGTGCGCCCAGTCTCAGCGAGTACAGGAAACACAGTAACAACTGTTGCACTGAGTAAAAAGCCAGGAATAAACCATGGAATTTTTGCTTTTGTGTCTCCAGTATGTTTTTTATCAGAGTAGAAATATTTAATCACAAGTGAAACCGGGATTATCCATAATGCTCTGGCCAATTTTACAGGTGTGGCTATTGCTAGTGATTCTGAGCCGTATTGCAAAGCTGCACCTACTACGGAACTTGTGTCATGAATCGCAAGTGCACTCCATAAACCAAACTGTGCATGATTAAGATCTAGTGCATGCCCAATCATCGGGAATGTTAAAAGTGCGAAAGTATTAAGTAGAAGTACGGTTACAAGGGCAATAGATGTGTTTTCATTTTTTGCATTCAGCGTTGCAGTTAATGCCGCAATGGCACTGCCACCGCAAATGGCTGTACCAACAGAAATGAGCAGCGATGCTTCTTGATTAACTTTCAACCATTTGCCTAATTGTATTCCTGCAACCATGGTTAAAAAAATTCCGATGATTGTATAGATTAAGCCTTGCGCTCCCGCTTGAAGAACTTTATTGAGCTCCATGCCGGCACCAAAACCTGTGATCGCGATGCCAAACATAAGGGGTGTGAGTTTTTTAGTATAAGTGATGAAGGGGTTACCCATAGTGAGAGATGTGATGATGCCTAAAATGAGCATGACACCACCTGATAGGTAAAATGACAAAGTTACGAGAATTACACAGACAAAAGAGAATTTAAATTTATCATTCATGTCTATTCAATATCGGAAGCACTATTGGAATACAATTATTTCTTTGGGTTTAATTTCAGCGAAACTGAATTTATGCAATAGCGTTGCCCGGTAGGTTTTGGCCCATCATCAAATAGATGCCCCAAGTGTGCCCCACATTTTCCGCATAAAACTTCGGTGCGAGACATTCCGTGACTCTCATCAACGTTGAGTTCAATATTTTTTTTATCTAGAGCGTTCCAAAAACTTGGCCAGCCACTTCCAGAATCATATTTTGTTTCTGAACTAAAAAGTTCACTCTCGCAACAAATGCAAGTGTAAGTACCTGGTGTTTTGCAGTCGTAATACTCACCCGAAAAGGCGCGTTCAGTACCTTTTTCTCGGGCAATCTTAAATTGCTCTGATGTGAGTTTATCTCGCCAGTAAGTATTGTCTTTGATGTTTTTATCAGTCATTAGTTTTACTCCTTAAATAAAAAGGCCATCTAGACTACTAGATGGCCCAAGCTTTTACTTGTATAACTTAAATTACTTTTTTCTGCGTCTTAAAATTGCACCCAAAGCAAAAGGAAGTGCTAATCCAACCATGGCTGTGGGAATGCCCTCTGACGACTGACTTGAGGATTTTCCACAACCCGGGGCGCCACCACCTCCACTACCGGTACCATCAGAGATTGTGACTTTAAGTGTACTTGCAATAGCACCAGCTGCATTTTTTGCTGTTACTTTAACTTCGCCATTTTCAAGAGCTGTGAGCGCACCGTTTGCATCAATGCTCGCAAGTGCTGCATTATCTACAGACCACGTTACAGCACCA harbors:
- a CDS encoding nucleotidyltransferase yields the protein MEPGKNNPSHQVSARHTEDGDRFNRTLFDALDALETAKLPYALIGGVAASGLGRPRSTHDIDIFVRPEDAEAAIDALAKNHFLTEKTDYNWLFKGWKEDILVDIIFKSSGDMYFDDEMHKRARAINFHDRQVKVVAPEDFIIIKSAVHNEIGPHHWHDALAVLSHAHLDWEYLLKRARRAPRRVLALLIYGQSNDILVPNRIIQTLFKSIFEDDQAHAQNAVGSFQQSTSPLGGFSLHRRVENDVYVVGRIKDALAQDSRTGDQNIKIVAEQNHILVRGECASEEQKLAIIEVIKTIVPACEVDNQITVPVLPGPEGAEAVV
- a CDS encoding response regulator, yielding MSDGDGLALLEKLRVGEFHYVPFILMSGAVTKEVLKNVVHQGADGVLLKPFSGDTLIKKISEAIANRE
- a CDS encoding PaaI family thioesterase, translating into MIQEQSLQERYALKSICFGCGPANEKGLHIKSIVKGDKVIATWHAQKYHQAFPGVLNGGIIGSLLDCHSNWTAAWHLMEKTKLAEPPCTVTSEYAIKLMRPTPVDKPIELEAWIVESQNDRATVEAKLIVDGKVCATCRGIFVSVKPGHPAFHRW
- a CDS encoding cysteine dioxygenase family protein, with protein sequence MENLKKKLLALKEDEFKPETILKFLQDANITKDSVKKYVHFEKATYTRNLVCKNAFFEMIILCWEAGHSTMIHDHAAQGCWMTMIDGLIMSDDFKYIAPASFTGSLEKISCASFKKGQSYYIDDTVALHSLRNPVKTHQRAMTLHVYSKPFSSCMAYDLQNKSVNELNLVYHSLQGKRGGPWPAKEINQAL
- a CDS encoding putative sulfate exporter family transporter is translated as MNDKFKFSFVCVILVTLSFYLSGGVMLILGIITSLTMGNPFITYTKKLTPLMFGIAITGFGAGMELNKVLQAGAQGLIYTIIGIFLTMVAGIQLGKWLKVNQEASLLISVGTAICGGSAIAALTATLNAKNENTSIALVTVLLLNTFALLTFPMIGHALDLNHAQFGLWSALAIHDTSSVVGAALQYGSESLAIATPVKLARALWIIPVSLVIKYFYSDKKHTGDTKAKIPWFIPGFLLSATVVTVFPVLAETGRTVAFLSQKLLIVALFFIGANLTKASLKNIGVKPFIQGVILWVAVSVITLLAIRTGFIEWKI
- the msrB gene encoding peptide-methionine (R)-S-oxide reductase MsrB; translation: MTDKNIKDNTYWRDKLTSEQFKIAREKGTERAFSGEYYDCKTPGTYTCICCESELFSSETKYDSGSGWPSFWNALDKKNIELNVDESHGMSRTEVLCGKCGAHLGHLFDDGPKPTGQRYCINSVSLKLNPKK